One part of the Arabidopsis thaliana chromosome 1 sequence genome encodes these proteins:
- a CDS encoding 5'-AMP-activated protein kinase-like protein (5'-AMP-activated protein kinase-related; BEST Arabidopsis thaliana protein match is: 5'-AMP-activated protein kinase-related (TAIR:AT5G03420.1); Has 814 Blast hits to 789 proteins in 227 species: Archae - 3; Bacteria - 97; Metazoa - 231; Fungi - 191; Plants - 199; Viruses - 0; Other Eukaryotes - 93 (source: NCBI BLink).) — protein sequence MVSINSGPISSFVSRYSMIDSDTLLHLSSFGSTFNPNYKAKACIRFARKVCGSTVLGFLEVKPRKKSCCSRCNGVSRMCNKRNLGWDSEGSKDLETEILEFMKNSEKPGMFPSKKDLIRSGRFDLVERIVNQGGWLSMGWDLDEQEEKVRVNENVTPQDLHIEKQLPNCNSPEMDKTLNHGDLDLSSNLSSSTEQVESRNDSGIEGILTRLEKERNLSLGISVRENGKSNGAMHDISPNGSVPWSSRIVTASEIQEVDGSRGSGEYAQSRYQGAKSVSGKPGLSDSPTSETWRTWSMRRAGFTDEDFEAAEISSSGLTGVKKDDTKKDSGDSMNGKDRIASSSEDVNKTHIKHRLQQLQSELSSVLHSLRSPPDKVVTSKDSETTAGNLENLSDDWEYKENEIIHAQNKLRSTRAKLAVLEGKMAMAIIDAQRIVREKQRRIDHASRALRLLRTASIVWPNSASEVLLTGSFDGWSTQRKMKKAENGVFSLSLKLYPGKYEIKFIVDGQWKVDPLRPIVTSGGYENNLLIIS from the exons ATGGTCTCTATCAACTCCGGCCCcatttcatcttttgtttctcgCTATTCGATGATTGATTCCGATACCCTTTtgcatctttcttcttttggttcaaCTTTTAATCCCAATTATAAGGCCAAAGCTTGCATACGTTTTGCAAGAAAAGTTTGTGGGTCTACTGTTCTAGGGTTTCTTGAGGTGAAGCCGAGGAAGAAAAGTTGTTGTTCTCGTTGTAATGGGGTTTCGAGGATGTGTAATAAGCGTAATTTGGGTTGGGATAGCGAGGGAAGTAAGGATCTTGAAACCGAGATTTTGGAGTTTATGAAGAATTCGGAGAAACCTGGGATGTTTCCGAGTAAGAAGGATTTGATTCGTTCTGGAAGATTTGATCTTGTGGAGAGAATTGTAAACCAAGGTGGATGGCTTTCTATGGGATGGGATTTggatgaacaagaagagaaggtCCGAGTAAATGAGAACGTGACGCCACAGGATTTACATATCGAGAAACAGCTTCCTAATTGTAATTCTCCAGAAATGGATAAAACTTTGAATCATGGAGATCTTGATCTTTCCTCAAATCTTTCATCTTCGACAGA ACAAGTGGAATCTAGAAACGATAGTGGAATTGAAGGCATTTTGACCAGAttggagaaagaaaggaaTTTGAGTCTAGGGATTAGCGTGAGGGAGAATGGGAAAAGCAATGGTGCCATGCATGATATCTCCCCAAATGGTTCAGTTCCTTGGTCTTCCAGGATTGTG ACAGCTAGTGAAATTCAAGAAGTCGACGGCAGTAGAGGCTCAGGTGAATATGCACAAAGTAGGTATCAAGGAGCCAAGTCGGTTTCAGGAAAGCCAGGCTTAAGCGATTCACCTACGTCAGAAACATGGAGGACGTGGAGTATGAGAAGAGCTGGATTTACTGATGAAGATTTTGAAG CTGCTGAAATTTCCTCCAGTGGTTTGACTGGTGTGAAGAAAGATGATACGAAGAAGGATTCTGGTGATAGCATGAATGGGAAAGATAGAATTGCATCTTCCTCAGAAGATGTAAATAAAACTCATATCAAACACCGTCTTCAACAGCTCCAGTCAGAactttcttctgttcttcaCTCCCTTAGATCTCCTCCTGATAAAGTTGTGACAAGTAAG GATAGTGAGACAACTGCTGGGAACTTGGAGAACCTCTCTGATGATTGGGAGTACAAAGAGAATGAGATCATACATGCCCAAAATAAGTTGCGGTCTACACGAGCAAAGTTGGCTGTTCTTGAAGGAAAAATGGCTATGGCTATAAT agATGCACAGAGGATTGTACgggagaaacagagaagaataGATCATGCTAGTAGAGCTTTACGATTACTTCGAACTGCATCCATAGTGTGGCCTAATTCAGCCTCAGAAGTTCTATTAACGGGTTCATTTGACGGTTGGTCTACCCAG aggaagatgaagaaagctGAGAACGGAGTCTTCTCTTTGTCTCTAAAGCTATATCCTGGAAAATATGAG ATAAAGTTTATAGTTGATGGCCAGTGGAAAGTTGACCCGCTTCGACCCATTGTTACTAGTGGTGGATATGAAAACAATCTGCTAATCATCTCTTGA
- the NRT1.6 gene encoding nitrate transporter 1.6 (nitrate transporter 1.6 (NRT1.6); CONTAINS InterPro DOMAIN/s: PTR2 family proton/oligopeptide symporter, conserved site (InterPro:IPR018456), Oligopeptide transporter (InterPro:IPR000109), Major facilitator superfamily, general substrate transporter (InterPro:IPR016196); BEST Arabidopsis thaliana protein match is: nitrate transporter 1.7 (TAIR:AT1G69870.1); Has 30201 Blast hits to 17322 proteins in 780 species: Archae - 12; Bacteria - 1396; Metazoa - 17338; Fungi - 3422; Plants - 5037; Viruses - 0; Other Eukaryotes - 2996 (source: NCBI BLink).) — protein sequence MGVVENRKILPEKKLGGWRAITFILGNETLEKLGSIGVSANFMLYLRNVFHMEPVEAFNVYYLWMGLTNFAPLLGALISDAYIGRFKTIAYASLFSILGLMTVTLTACLPQLHPPPCNNPHPDECDDPNKLQLGILFLGLGFLSIGSGGIRPCSIPFGVDQFDQRTEQGLKGVASFFNWYYLTLTMVLIFSHTVVVYLQTVSWVIGFSIPTSLMACAVVLFFVGMRFYVYVKPEGSVFSGIARVIVAARKKRDLKISLVDDGTEEYYEPPVKPGVLSKLPLTDQFKFLDKAAVILDGDLTSEGVPANKWRLCSIQEVEEVKCLIRVVPVWSAGIISIVAMTTQATFMVFQATKMDRHMGPHFEIPAASITVISYITIGIWVPIYEHLLVPFLWRMRKFRVTLLQRMGIGIVFAILSMFTAGFVEGVRRTRATEMTQMSVFWLALPLILMGLCESFNFIGLIEFFNSQFPEHMRSIANSLFPLSFAAANYLSSLLVTTVHKVSGTKDHPDWLNKDLDRGKLDYFYYLIAVLGVVNLVYFWYCAHRYQYKAGSQIEDFNEEKSLLDIEPNQRHDQSPS from the exons ATGGGAGTTGTTGAGAATCGGAAAATTTTGCCAGAGAAAAAACTTGGAGGCTGGAGAGCCATTACGTTCATCCTAG GTAATGAGACGTTGGAGAAGTTAGGATCGATTGGAGTATCAGCAAATTTTATGTTGTATTTGAGGAATGTGTTTCACATGGAGCCAGTAGAAGCTTTTAACGTATACTACTTGTGGATGGGTCTCACTAACTTTGCTCCACTCCTCGGCGCATTAATCTCCGACGCCTACATTGGCCGTTTCAAGACCATCGCTTACGCATCCCTCTTCTCAATTCTA GGACTAATGACGGTGACACTCACCGCCTGCCTGCCTCAACTCCACCCACCACCGTGCAACAACCCTCATCCAGACGAATGCGACGATCCGAACAAGCTCCAGCTCGGGATTCTATTCCTCGGTCTCGGCTTTCTCTCCATCGGTAGCGGCGGAATCCGGCCTTGCAGCATTCCATTCGGAGTTGATCAGTTTGACCAACGAACAGAGCAAGGCCTTAAAGGAGTGGCCAGTTTCTTTAATTGGTACTACTTGACCTTAACTATGGTTCTCATCTTTTCGCATACCGTTGTGGTCTACTTACAGACTGTCAGTTGGGTCATCGGGTTTAGCATCCCGACTAGTTTAATGGCTTGTGCAGTGGTTCTGTTCTTTGTCGGTATGCGGTTTTACGTATATGTCAAACCGGAAGGTAGTGTATTCTCTGGTATTGCTCGGGTCATCGTGGCAGCTCGTAAGAAACGGGACCTCAAAATTTCGCTTGTGGACGATGGGACTGAGGAGTATTATGAGCCGCCGGTGAAACCTGGCGTGTTATCCAAGTTACCTCTTACTGACCAATTCAA GTTTCTGGACAAAGCTGCGGTGATACTAGACGGTGATCTTACATCTGAAGGAGTTCCGGCAAATAAGTGGCGGCTATGTAGCATCCAAGAAGTTGAAGAGGTCAAGTGCCTGATCAGAGTTGTTCCGGTTTGGTCTGCTGGAATAATTTCAATCGTTGCAATGACCACGCAAGCAACTTTCATGGTCTTTCAAGCTACAAAAATGGATCGACACATGGGTCCACACTTTGAGATCCCGGCCGCCTCCATAACCGTCATTTCTTACATCACTATAGGCATTTGGGTGCCTATCTACGAACACCTCTTAGTCCCGTTCCTTTGGCGAATGAGAAAGTTCAGGGTCACTCTCCTTCAACGGATGGGGATAGGGATCGTCTTCGCCATTCTCTCCATGTTCACTGCAGGGTTTGTAGAGGGAGTGAGGCGGACACGGGCTACTGAAATGACTCAAATGTCGGTGTTTTGGCTGGCTTTGCCACTGATTCTGATGGGGCTCTGCGAGTCATTTAATTTCATTGGACTGATCGAGTTCTTCAACAGTCAGTTTCCAGAGCACATGAGAAGCATAGCGAATTCGCTATTTCCACTCTCATTTGCTGCAGCTAATTATCTGAGCAGTCTGCTGGTGACCACCGTGCATAAAGTCTCAGGCACAAAAGACCACCCTGACTGGCTGAACAAGGACCTTGATAGAGGGAAGTTGGACTACTTCTACTATCTGATTGCCGTTTTGGGTGTGGTTAACCTTGTGTATTTCTGGTACTGTGCCCATAGATACCAGTATAAAGCCGGTTCGCAAATTGAAGATTTCAATGAGGAGAAGTCTCTTCTAGACATCGAACCAAACCAGAGACACGATCAATCTCCAAGTTAG
- a CDS encoding Regulator of chromosome condensation (RCC1) family protein (Regulator of chromosome condensation (RCC1) family protein; CONTAINS InterPro DOMAIN/s: Regulator of chromosome condensation/beta-lactamase-inhibitor protein II (InterPro:IPR009091), Regulator of chromosome condensation, RCC1 (InterPro:IPR000408); BEST Arabidopsis thaliana protein match is: Regulator of chromosome condensation (RCC1) family with FYVE zinc finger domain (TAIR:AT5G19420.1); Has 19815 Blast hits to 6041 proteins in 472 species: Archae - 85; Bacteria - 2553; Metazoa - 7293; Fungi - 979; Plants - 2476; Viruses - 2; Other Eukaryotes - 6427 (source: NCBI BLink).), whose product MAEHGETQADEEEEEQVWSWGAGTDGQLGTTKLQDELLPQLLSLTSLPSISMLACGGAHVIALTSGGKVFTWGRGSSGQLGHGDILNITLPKLVSFFDDSVITQAAAGWSHSGFVSDSGCIFTCGNGSFGQLGHGDTLSLSTPAKVSHFNNDSVKMVACGMRHSLVLFAGNQVCGFGSGKRGQLGFSSDRIKSVNLPCVVSGLKDVEVVRISANGDHSAAISADGQFFSWGRGFCGGPDVHAPQSLPSPLSFREVAVGWNHALLLTVDGEVFKLGSTLNKQPEKQQLQIDSSEALFEKVPDFDGVKVMQIAAGAEHSAAVTENGEVKTWGWGEHGQLGLGNTNDQTSPELVSLGSIDLRTKEIKVYCGSGFTYAVKRKQELSPTSS is encoded by the exons ATGGCCGAACACGGTGAGACTCaagctgatgaagaagaagaagaacaagtatGGAGCTGGGGTGCTGGTACGGACGGACAGTTAGGGACGACAAAGCTGCAAGACGAGCTTCTTCCGCAGCTTCTCTCTCTGACATCACTTCCTTCCATATCAATGCTCGCTTGTGGCGGCGCTCACGTCATCGCTTTGACTTCTG GTGGTAAAGTCTTCACATGGGGAAGAGGAAGCTCTGGTCAGTTAGGACATGGAGACATCCTCAACATTACTTTGCCAAAGCTTGTATCTTTCTTTGACGACTCTGTTATTACTCAAGCTGCTGCTGGATGGAGTCAttctggttttgtttcag ATTCTGGTTGTATTTTCACATGTGGCAATGGCTCGTTTGGGCAGCTTGGTCATGGTGATACCTTGTCATTAAGCACTCCAGCTAAAGTCTCTCACTTTAACAATGACAGTGTGAAGATGGTAGCTTGTGGTATGCGCCACtcacttgttttgtttgcag GGAATCAAGTGTGTGGATTTGGATCTGGAAAACGTGGACAGTTAGGTTTCTCATCAGACAGAATAAAATCAGTAAATCTTCCTTGTGTTGTCTCTGGATTAAAAGATGTTGAGGTTGTTCGTATATCAGCTAATGGAGATCATAGTGCAGCTATATCCG CTGATGGACAGTTCTTCAGTTGGGGAAGAGGATTCTGCGGCGGCCCTGATGTTCATGCCCCTCAGAGCTTGCCTTCACCTCTATCTTTCAGAGAAGTTGCTGTAGGATGGAATCATGCTTTACTACTGACCG TCGATGGTGAGGTGTTCAAGCTTGGTAGCACTCTTAATAAACAACCTGAGAAGCAACAACTGCAAATAGATTCCTCTGAAGCTCTCTTTGAGAAAGTTCCGGATTTTGATGGAGTTAAAGTTATGCAGATAGCAGCAGGAGCAGAGCATTCTGCTGCCGTAACAG AGAATGGAGAAGTTAAGACATGGGGATGGGGAGAACATGGTCAGCTAGGCCTTGGAAATACCAATGACCAAACCAGTCCTGAATTGGTGAGCTTAGGAAGTATAGACCTGCGAACGAAAGAGATCAAAGTATATTGCGGAAGTGGATTTACTTATGCAGTAAAACGAAAACAAGAGCTTTCACCAACCTCGTCATAG
- the NRT1.6 gene encoding nitrate transporter 1.6, protein MLYLRNVFHMEPVEAFNVYYLWMGLTNFAPLLGALISDAYIGRFKTIAYASLFSILGLMTVTLTACLPQLHPPPCNNPHPDECDDPNKLQLGILFLGLGFLSIGSGGIRPCSIPFGVDQFDQRTEQGLKGVASFFNWYYLTLTMVLIFSHTVVVYLQTVSWVIGFSIPTSLMACAVVLFFVGMRFYVYVKPEGSVFSGIARVIVAARKKRDLKISLVDDGTEEYYEPPVKPGVLSKLPLTDQFKFLDKAAVILDGDLTSEGVPANKWRLCSIQEVEEVKCLIRVVPVWSAGIISIVAMTTQATFMVFQATKMDRHMGPHFEIPAASITVISYITIGIWVPIYEHLLVPFLWRMRKFRVTLLQRMGIGIVFAILSMFTAGFVEGVRRTRATEMTQMSVFWLALPLILMGLCESFNFIGLIEFFNSQFPEHMRSIANSLFPLSFAAANYLSSLLVTTVHKVSGTKDHPDWLNKDLDRGKLDYFYYLIAVLGVVNLVYFWYCAHRYQYKAGSQIEDFNEEKSLLDIEPNQRHDQSPS, encoded by the exons ATGTTGTATTTGAGGAATGTGTTTCACATGGAGCCAGTAGAAGCTTTTAACGTATACTACTTGTGGATGGGTCTCACTAACTTTGCTCCACTCCTCGGCGCATTAATCTCCGACGCCTACATTGGCCGTTTCAAGACCATCGCTTACGCATCCCTCTTCTCAATTCTA GGACTAATGACGGTGACACTCACCGCCTGCCTGCCTCAACTCCACCCACCACCGTGCAACAACCCTCATCCAGACGAATGCGACGATCCGAACAAGCTCCAGCTCGGGATTCTATTCCTCGGTCTCGGCTTTCTCTCCATCGGTAGCGGCGGAATCCGGCCTTGCAGCATTCCATTCGGAGTTGATCAGTTTGACCAACGAACAGAGCAAGGCCTTAAAGGAGTGGCCAGTTTCTTTAATTGGTACTACTTGACCTTAACTATGGTTCTCATCTTTTCGCATACCGTTGTGGTCTACTTACAGACTGTCAGTTGGGTCATCGGGTTTAGCATCCCGACTAGTTTAATGGCTTGTGCAGTGGTTCTGTTCTTTGTCGGTATGCGGTTTTACGTATATGTCAAACCGGAAGGTAGTGTATTCTCTGGTATTGCTCGGGTCATCGTGGCAGCTCGTAAGAAACGGGACCTCAAAATTTCGCTTGTGGACGATGGGACTGAGGAGTATTATGAGCCGCCGGTGAAACCTGGCGTGTTATCCAAGTTACCTCTTACTGACCAATTCAA GTTTCTGGACAAAGCTGCGGTGATACTAGACGGTGATCTTACATCTGAAGGAGTTCCGGCAAATAAGTGGCGGCTATGTAGCATCCAAGAAGTTGAAGAGGTCAAGTGCCTGATCAGAGTTGTTCCGGTTTGGTCTGCTGGAATAATTTCAATCGTTGCAATGACCACGCAAGCAACTTTCATGGTCTTTCAAGCTACAAAAATGGATCGACACATGGGTCCACACTTTGAGATCCCGGCCGCCTCCATAACCGTCATTTCTTACATCACTATAGGCATTTGGGTGCCTATCTACGAACACCTCTTAGTCCCGTTCCTTTGGCGAATGAGAAAGTTCAGGGTCACTCTCCTTCAACGGATGGGGATAGGGATCGTCTTCGCCATTCTCTCCATGTTCACTGCAGGGTTTGTAGAGGGAGTGAGGCGGACACGGGCTACTGAAATGACTCAAATGTCGGTGTTTTGGCTGGCTTTGCCACTGATTCTGATGGGGCTCTGCGAGTCATTTAATTTCATTGGACTGATCGAGTTCTTCAACAGTCAGTTTCCAGAGCACATGAGAAGCATAGCGAATTCGCTATTTCCACTCTCATTTGCTGCAGCTAATTATCTGAGCAGTCTGCTGGTGACCACCGTGCATAAAGTCTCAGGCACAAAAGACCACCCTGACTGGCTGAACAAGGACCTTGATAGAGGGAAGTTGGACTACTTCTACTATCTGATTGCCGTTTTGGGTGTGGTTAACCTTGTGTATTTCTGGTACTGTGCCCATAGATACCAGTATAAAGCCGGTTCGCAAATTGAAGATTTCAATGAGGAGAAGTCTCTTCTAGACATCGAACCAAACCAGAGACACGATCAATCTCCAAGTTAG
- a CDS encoding homeobox leucine zipper protein (homeobox protein 54 (HB54); CONTAINS InterPro DOMAIN/s: RNA recognition motif, RNP-1 (InterPro:IPR000504), Nucleotide-binding, alpha-beta plait (InterPro:IPR012677); Has 5308 Blast hits to 5298 proteins in 368 species: Archae - 2; Bacteria - 4; Metazoa - 3484; Fungi - 119; Plants - 1607; Viruses - 0; Other Eukaryotes - 92 (source: NCBI BLink).) has protein sequence MSRKRDKPYTNRHTPARISKRRRPWAPSSSEHDEIIDKPITKPPPPPALVVMGLPANCSVLELKSRFEIYGSISRIRIHKDGIGSVSYRTAESAEAAIAGSHEPSFGISIDSKKLEVVWATDPLVKWKEGVTAGEGKERTSSFSSKLLRPVMPLRKHGRSSRLASAIVNPRSDNTKGISGDGGISSPATTSEVKQRNIVTYDDIV, from the exons ATGAGCCGCAAGAGAGATAAACCCTACACAAACCGTCACACACCGGCGCGAATTTCGAAACGCCGGCGACCATGGGCGCCTTCGTCATCGGAGCACGATGAGATTATCGACAAACCGATCACCAAACCTCCGCCGCCACCGGCGTTGGTAGTTATGGGACTTCCCGCCAACTGTTCAGTTCTGGAGCTAAAATCTCGATTCGAGATCTACGGTTCAATCTCCCGAATCCGAATCCATAAAGACGGAATTGGCTCCGTTTCGTATCGAACCGCCGAGTCAGCAGAAGCCGCCATTGCTGGTAGTCACGAGCCTTCTTTCGGTATCTCCATCGATTCCAAAAAG TTGGAGGTGGTTTGGGCGACGGATCCATTGGTGAAGTGGAAGGAAGGTGTGACGGCGGGAGAAGGAAAGGAGAGAACGTCGTCGTTTTCGTCGAAGCTTTTACGACCTGTGATGCCTTTGAGAAAACATGGGAGAAGCAGTAGGTTAGCGTCAGCTATTGTTAATCCGAGAAGTGATAATACTAAAGGAATTAGTGGAGATGGAGGGATATCATCTCCGGCGACGACAAGTGAAGTTAAACAGAGAAATATAGTAACCTACGACGATATCGTTTAA
- a CDS encoding glycine-rich protein (glycine-rich protein; BEST Arabidopsis thaliana protein match is: unknown protein (TAIR:AT3G24690.1); Has 13206 Blast hits to 7104 proteins in 677 species: Archae - 0; Bacteria - 2039; Metazoa - 5686; Fungi - 1146; Plants - 2571; Viruses - 80; Other Eukaryotes - 1684 (source: NCBI BLink).), with translation MAATASSEASEGPVMGLINKRLRALRKKYNRITQMEESISQGKTLNKEQEEVLRSKPAVVILIDELEKIRAPLSAAVTEEISLATQLNRASSDQTTASEQKEVTDIPQEVSGGDDGAKLEDLVNFLYFGSLFDVKSQNEFTSIMLTRTHERSCCLSYDYVTDDATDLLGDRDLDSISQLWSLMVSRPVDSSLSHKNALERCVEHAKLWLANSEQPIESNCNTSYAALREKLKKIMASDYFTTTPEMKAPVDVAAAAGNYTSYQVPVDVEASGHYQQKEEDASNSKEVESVVNDQSQQDEHQKVELVTEGEVVHGQQEQGYTQVGGAENAKRDYVPRGSYQNQRGRRGARRGGGGYQNGRGGRGGGGGYQNGRYESYDQSGGNGYQRNYYNNRGRGRGGGGGGGNGHSYNNYQDPNVAVAS, from the exons ATGGCCGCCACTGCTTCCTCCGAAGCTTCTGAAGGACCAGTGATGGGTCTCATCAACAAGCGTCTCCGTGCTCTCCGTAAGAAATACAACCGAATCACTCAAATGGAAGAATCGATTTCTCAAggcaaaaccctaaacaagGAGCAAGAAGAAGTCCTCCGCTCTAAACCTGCCGTCGTCATCCTAATCGACGAGCTTGAAAAGATCCGTGCTCCTCTCTCCGCCGCTGTGACAGAGGAAATCAGCCTCGCTACTCAGCTTAACCGTGCTTCATCCGATCAAACCACCGCATCTGAGCAAAAGGAAGTCACTGATATCCCGCAGGAAGTTAGCGGCGGCGATGATGGCGCTAAGTTGGAGGATCTGGTGAATTTCCTCTACTTTGGTTCACTCTTCGACGTCAAGTCACAGAACGAGTTCACTTCGATAATGTTGACCAGGACTCATGAGAGAAGTTGCTGCTTGTCTTACGATTACGTTACCGATGATGCCACTGATCTCCTCGGCGATCGGGATTTGGATTCTATTTCTCAGCTTTGGAGCCTGATGGTTTCTCGTCCGGTGGATTCAAGCTTATCTCACAAGAACGCTTTGGAGCGTTGTGTTGAGCACGCTAAGCTATGGTTAGCTAATTCCGAGCAGCCAATCGAATCAAACTGCAATACttcat ATGCTGCATTGagagagaagttgaagaagattatGGCGTCTGACTATTTCACCACTACTCCGGAAATGAAAGCTCCGGTTGATGTGGCGGCTGCAGCTGGTAACTATACTTCTTACCAGGTGCCTGTGGACGTGGAGGCTTCAGGGCATTACCAGCAAAAG GAAGAAGATGCATCAAATTCCAAAGAAGTAGAATCAGTTGTTAATGATCAATCTCAACAAGATGAGCATCAAAAG GTTGAGTTAGTGACCGAAGGAGAGGTGGTCCATGGACAGCAAGAACAGGGCTATACTCAGGTGGGAGGAGCAGAGAATGCTAAAAGAGACTATGTGCCACGTGGGTCTTACCAGAACCAAAGAGGTCGTCGAGGTGCTCGaagaggtggtggtggctATCAGAATGGGCGAGGAGGAcgaggtggtggtggtggctaCCAGAATGGGCGGTACGAATCTTATGATCAATCTGGTGGAAACGGTTATCAAAGGAACTACTACAACAACAGAGGAAGGGGacgtggtggtggtggtggtggaggaaaTGGCCATTCATACAACAACTACCAAGACCCCAATGTTGCTGTTGCGTCTTAG